Genomic window (Tenrec ecaudatus isolate mTenEca1 chromosome 16, mTenEca1.hap1, whole genome shotgun sequence):
TTATTAAGTGTCCAGAATAGGTCAGGCCATACACAGAGATTAGTCTTCATGGAGGGAAGGGGTGCACTGCTAAACAGGTCTGGGATATCTTCATAGAATTGGGGAGATGATGAATTATACTTGTTTAATTGGTTACAAAATTActatcattttctttaaaaacggATCCAGTTCTTAGACAAGAACAATCTGGAGTTTTTCCAAATCGAGTCAGACCCAAACAGACTTTTCGATGCTTGACAGATCTGGGAGTAGGATGGTTTGATCATCAAGCCTACTTTCTGGCAATTAATTTAACCTTCCTAAGATCCTGGTGgcttatgttgggctgctaaccacaaggtctacagggcagctctaccctgccctacagggtcactatgagttgggatccactcagtggcagtttttatCTTAAAGACCGGTTGTTTCCACACCTGTGAAATAGAAATGCGTTCATGCACCCGGAATATCTCGTGAACATGGTGTCTACCGCACACCGAGCCGCTTAAAAGATGCGAATTAGGGAATGTTGCTGTTTTCTCTCTCTATTACGCATGTGCGCAAGTAGTTACTCCAAAGTAATAATCTACCAAGAAGAGGCGATTCTGGCAAGGAGGTCTTTTCACGCAGGTGTCAAAAGAGGTGGGAACGAATCCCGTTTCCGTCACCACGGTGTGACAACCGCTTCTTAGCGGGAAATGGAACACGGGGGTAGGTCGTGGAGTGGAGCGCTCGAGACTTGCAACGGGGCGAGATCCTAACCAGgacgggggaggtggggagcgGTATGCAGGTAAACCTCCATCTCCCGCCGGCTGCGGGTCGGGTCGGGGGGCAGCGAAGCGAGCTCGGCCGGGGCCCAGACACTCGCCGCCCCGCACCCAGTGCGGCCGAGCCTCCCACCGCGGCGGCCGGCCTCTCCTACCAGGGCAGATTCCTGCTCTTGGTCGGCGCCGGCTGCTTTTGCTCCTGGGGCACGGAAGTCTCCATGGCGGAGAGACGGGGGTGACCGGGACCACAGAGATGGTGCTACGTCTAGCCGGCAACAGAACCGAGCCTCGCGCCGGAGAGTTCGCGCGCAAACATAACTCTCGCGAGATTTCCCCACTTCCGACTTCCGCTCTCGGCCCCGCCCCTTCCAGAAGCTCCTGGTAACCGAGAGGCCCCGGTCCACAGCCTCCGGTGTTCCAGGCCTGGCCGGGCTCCCTGGGGTGCGCGGGGCTTCGCGAGCCCACGGAGGAAAGGAGCGGTCGAGGCTTGGTCTTCTCACTCGTTTTCGGAAACTCTGGTCCCTCTTGCAGCAAAACGTAGAGAACCAGCCCCCCGAAAAGCGCTGCCGCGTGAGCATGAGAACAAACAACAGCGTGAGGTGAGTGTGTGTGACGGAAGGAATGAGATGGAGACACTGAGGAGACCCGGGTATCAAAGGGGTAGCGCTTTTTTAACTCCTGAAGTGAGATGTTTAGTCAGTTGTTTGTGaattccgttttttttttttaattaatgcttCCTCCGGGAGCCCCGTATAGATGTTTTACCTTAACTCAGGTTTGAGGTTAGCAATGGGAAGTGTTGACCACGTGCCAGCAAACAGAACCATAAGCTCCTGTAAGTCTCAGGATGTTTTTGTTGACTAACTGCGTGGCAGGGCTTAGGTGTTCGGCACTACCAGTCAGGTAAATCAGAGAAGACTGTTCTCTGGCCCCTTTAGGTGACGTTCACATCCAACCtgcctttgagcaatgaaataaaaaaatcatagatACTGCATGTAGTAAAGTACCTTAGGCTAACTGCATTTTGTAAGGGGGATTTTTTTCCCTTACTACAATACGTAAAATAATTGAGGTAACGTTATGAAGGAGTTTCAGTGTAATAGAAATCTGCATTGGttttcttataaagaaaaaaggacaggaaagttgTACTTAAGAATTTTTTTCCCCAGTACACAGAccacctgctcattcttggatAGTAGTAAAGGCTCacctatgagaattttgttggtaAACCTCACCCCATTTACCCTACGGTGCGACAGATTTCCTTTGGTCCCCAAAGTCCAAGTAAGGTGCTAGATTATACCATGACAGTCTGATACCACAGCCCAAATTCTCAGCAAATAGTTCCCAAAGGGTAGTCCCCACAAAAGGGGCACCAAccaccctggggaccttgttagaAATGCTAATTAATCTCTCCCCTTCCTTAAATCCATTGAATGAGAAACTGGGGGGGAATGTACCCATTTGTGTAGGAACAAGTtccctggagggattctgatttcaccCAGGGTTTCTGATGCACTTACGTTAAtgtaaggcaccctggtggcacacaagttaagcactcagcacccAGCGTTCTTTAGGAGTAAGGTGTGGCAACCAgactaaagatgacagccttggaagctcttTCTACTCCCTCCTATTGCATCGCTGTGAACTGAGAACAATGGGTTTAGTATTCTgcattttttggtttgggttttatgttTATAAACAAACaccatttgtgtgtgtggttttgtttgttttgttattaaTTGAAGGTATATGCGACAGGTGTTCCACAAGTGCCTCTGAGACCCTAAGAAGCAGATGAtaacccagctaccactaccagctgctctgaaaaggatggaGTTGGAAAGGAATAGATACAGGAAGTGCTTGTTTGTCACAGTTGGGACCACCAGCTTTGACGAgctcattgcgtgtgtttcggCACCAGACAGTCTGGAACTCTTGGAGAACCTCGGGTACAGCCGGCTGGTGCTGCAGATCGGGCGAGGAAGCCTGGTGCCAGAGGCGGTCAGTACGGAGTCCTTGGCTCTGGAGGTGTACAGGTACAAGACGTCCTTAGAAGACGACCTTCGGAGGGCAGATCTTGTCATCAGTCACGCAGGTGCAGGAAGCTGTTTGGAGACTCTGGAGAAAGGAAAGCCACTTATAGTTGTTATCAATGACAAGTTGATGAACAATCATCAGCTGGAATTGGCAAAGCAGCTGCACAAAGAGGGACATCTCTTCTACTGTTCCTGCAGCACGCTTCCTGGGCTGTTACAGTCAATGGACTTATCAACGCTGAAATGTTTCCCTCCTGGCCAGCCCGAAAAGTTTTCAGCATTTTTGGATAAAGTTGTTGGATTACAAAAGTAAACACTAAATGCACGACACTTTAAAAATGCGAACTATGGGACTTGATTAAATCAAATGTAATATAGAATTTATGTTTTCAGAATAATATAATCAACTAACTATACCTGTAGAATTTATAGAAAATTTTATGATGTGAATATTCGCATTTCGGTTTAAATTCCATTGGCAATTTAGTAAACTTGCCAGATGTTCCCTAATCTTAATATTTTAGATAAAACAGGCATGTAGTGTACATTCACATGTCttttcccagaatccctagtgcatttggaatcaaggaaaaaaatgaatgacATTTGAAAACTTCATAAGATTAAGTGCTTGGCAGGAACTATAAATGTACTCAGTCTGATtttatactagaataaaataatgaAGCATGGTCaacctaaaaaaaaaactttattgtgTGAATTTGCATCATAATCCAAGGTATTGAAtaccaaagaaaaacaaagagtgATAAGATGCTCTGAAAATTATGAAGGGACttaaaaaagttcatagaaatatGGAATCAAAGGATTTGGGGGATTTTTCTCAGAGCTTTTTATGCCCCCTTGTTATTTTTAAGCCCTCTTGTTACAGGCTTAATAATTCCCTGAAGAAAAAGATTATTAAGGAGGCAATTTTTAATTGTAGTCGGAGAAACTACTTTTATATTGAAGTAGCGTGTGTGGGGGCATATTCATCTTTTTCCCCTCTGAAATGTAAATGGTAGCATAATGTTGCCCAATTTCCAAGCTCTGctgatttgaaaagaaaaaaattaaaggacttctcccagtaaaaaaaagaaagtgatagATACAGATAAAGTATTGTGCGGACTCTTAAAAGACTTGTTTCCcaaaaagcagccatctgagtgagctGTCATCTAAGCCCACATGAAAAGCACGCCAACATCAATAtctcaaggattgtaaatcatataatccgaagtttaaggagggaatagtatcagagcccaaattgtgagattctggtccgCAGGAGGCTTTGGATGTCAGTGGAAACCCCAAGGTATTTGTGAGATctgcacaggaaataagcctccagtggtttCCCTCTATCCATGAAGCAGGAATGGGAATGAGCTAGTTACTAAGCTATACTGGAGAGATGACCACAGGAGATCAAAATGAAATACCCGACCTGAGTGGTTAAAATCTTGGCAGTATCACCCCCTGGGATacacattgggcctgatctgggtgtgggtgggtggtgtGTGTTTTATATTGGGGGTTATCTCTGGTGTATTCTAttgtgggtagccctcttgaatttttgttttgtatttttctgtttttcggtatatgaaagccaggatggttgaacctatagagaccacaagtagaataaggggttccgACGGGTACTGTAGGGGCGAGGGGGTAAAGGGAggctgacatcaaggagttcaagaaggaagagaaagttctgaaactgattatggtagcaattgtacacggatactgcttgatatgattgaactatgaaatgatataatatctgtatgagttcccaataaaatggtttgggaaggaaacaaaa
Coding sequences:
- the LOC142429303 gene encoding UDP-N-acetylglucosamine transferase subunit ALG13-like, with translation MITQLPLPAALKRMELERNRYRKCLFVTVGTTSFDELIACVSAPDSLELLENLGYSRLVLQIGRGSLVPEAVSTESLALEVYRYKTSLEDDLRRADLVISHAGAGSCLETLEKGKPLIVVINDKLMNNHQLELAKQLHKEGHLFYCSCSTLPGLLQSMDLSTLKCFPPGQPEKFSAFLDKVVGLQK